The following proteins come from a genomic window of Dreissena polymorpha isolate Duluth1 chromosome 1, UMN_Dpol_1.0, whole genome shotgun sequence:
- the LOC127837296 gene encoding uncharacterized protein LOC127837296, with the protein MNLRSITLTSALFAISLAYRGGGGKSGGKSGGMGGGMQMMPMMPMMMMMMMPMEGGKGGMGGRMEGGMPMMPMEGGNGGGMGGGMPMEMGGGMKMPMEMGGGMKMMPMEMGGGMDGGMKMMPMEMGGGMKMPMEMGGGMNMMPMEMGAGMGNGMKMMPMEMGGGMKMPMEMGGGMKMMPMGMGGGMGAGMKMMPMEMGGGMNMKPMEMGGGMGSEMKIPMEMSGGMGGGMKMPMEMGGGMKMMPMEMGGGMKMPMEMGGGMKMMPKEMGGGMGGGMKMMPMEMGGGMGGEMKMPMERRSGMGGEMKMPMEMGGGMKMMPMEMGGGMKMMPMEMGGGMLMMPMDGMMMEMMKGGGMGANKMGGMGGEMPMMMMQTGGMGGGMPMGGEGGMGGGMPMGMKNNGMGGKMGGAEGMGGAMGGGAGGKGGAGGKGGAPLDR; encoded by the exons ATGAATCTACGAAGTATCACGCTGACCTCGGCATTATTTGCCATATCACTCGCATATAGAG GTGGTGGCGGCAAAAGCGGGGGCAAGAGTGGCGGTATGGGAGGTGGAATGCAAATGATGCCGATGATgccaatgatgatgatgatgatgatgcccaTGGAAGGCGGTAAGGGCGGAATGGGTGGCAGAATGGAAGGTGGTATGCCCATGATGCCTATGGAAGGCGGAAATGGCGGTGGAATGGGAGGCGGGATGCCAATGGAAATGGGCGGTGGAATGAAGATGCCAATGGAAATGGGTGGTGGAATGAAGATGATGCCAATGGAAATGGGCGGTGGTATGGACGGTGGAATGAAGATGATGCCAATGGAAATGGGTGGTGGTATGAAGATGCCAATGGAAATGGGCGGTGGAATGAATATGATGCCAATGGAAATGGGCGCTGGTATGGGCAATGGAATGAAGATGATGCCAATGGAAATGGGTGGTGGTATGAAGATGCCAATGGAAATGGGTGGTGGAATGAAGATGATGCCAATGGGAATGGGCGGTGGTATGGGCGCTGGAATGAAGATGATGCCAATGGAAATGGGTGGTGGTATGAATATGAAGCCAATGGAAATGGGTGGTGGTATGGGCAGTGAAATGAAAATACCAATGGAAATGAGTGGTGGTATGGGCGGTGGAATGAAGATGCCAATGGAAATGGGTGGTGGAATGAAGATGATGCCAATGGAAATGGGAGGTGGGATGAAGATGCCAATGGAAATGGGCGGTGGAATGAAGATGATGCCAAAGGAAATGGGCGGTGGTATGGGCGGTGGAATGAAGATGATGCCAATGGAAATGGGTGGTGGTATGGGTGGTGAAATGAAGATGCCAATGGAAAGGCGTAGTGGTATGGGTGGCGAAATGAAGATGCCAATGGAAATGGGTGGTGGAATGAAGATGATGCCGATGGAAATGGGCGGTGGAATGAAGATGATGCCAATGGAAATGGGCGGTGGAATGCTCATGATGCCTATGGATGGT ATGATGATGGAGATGATGAAAGGTGGTGGTATGGGGGCTAACAAGATGGGAGGCATGGGAGGTGAGATGCCAATGATGATGATGCAAACGGGAGGAATGGGTGGCGGTATGCCAATGGGTGGCGAAGGAGGAATGGGCGGAGGTATGCCCATGGGCATGAAAAATAATGGCATGGGTGGTAAGATGGGCGGAGCCGAAGGAATGGGCGGTGCTATGGGAGGCGGAGCCGGTGGAAAAGGGGGAGCCGGTGGAAAAGGAGGAGCTCCACTGG accGCTAA